Part of the Novosphingobium sp. ZN18A2 genome, CCATCGTGGTGCCCGGATCGGGGCTTGTGAAGAAGCAGGCCGAGGAAGAAGGGCTTGACCGCATCTTCATGGACGCGGGCCTTGAATGGCGAGAGCCGGGCTGCTCGGCCTGTCTGGGCATGAACCCCGACAAGGTGCCAGCGGGCGAGCGCTGCGCATCGACCAGCAACCGCAATTTCGTGGGCCGGCAGGGGCCGGGTGCGCGCACGCACCTTGTCAGCCCAGCGATGGCGGCCGCCGCGGCGGTTACCGGCCGGTTGGCCGACGTGCGCGAACTGGCGGAAGCACAGGCCTGACCCGCAAGGCCTCATTCGGTCCGCACGTATCGCCGCGCACGCGCGTTCTGGTGCTCGGCAGCCTTCCGGGCGAGGCGTCGCTGCGCCAGCAGCGTTACTATGCGCATCCGTCCAACCGTTTCTGGCACCTTGCCGGTGCGGTGATCGGGGTGGACCTGCCCGCGCTCGGTTACGAAGCGCGGCTTCGCGCGCTGGACGACGCGGGGATCGGGCTGTGGGACACCATCGCCAGCGCGCGGCGCGAAGGCAGCCTGGATACCGCGCTGCGCGAGATCGAGGCGCGGCCGCTGGCCGACTTCGTGGCCGCGCTGCCCCAATTGCGCGCGGTGGCTTTCAACGGCGCGGCCTCGGCCAGCATCGGGCGGCGACAACTGGGCGAACCGGACGGGCTGACACTGGTTGACCTGCCGTCCAGCAGCGCCGCCAACGCCGCCATGCCGCTGGCGGAAAAGCAGGCGCGCTGGGATATCCTGCGGAAATTCCTCGATTGAACCTTGCAAAGCCGCCCGGCCCAAACCCATATCGAAGGAAGTGGAATTGCAGGGAGCATGGCGTGAGCGACACTGACGAAAAGGGCGGCTGGACCGAAAAGGCGGCTCTTGCAGGGGCGGCAATCGGCTCCGCGGCGCTGGCTGCCGCGCTGCTTTATGCCTCTCGCCGCCGTGAAAAGAACACGAAGCCCACCGCGCCGCCGCCGCATCCGGAAGACGCGCCCGAAACCGATTGACGGGCGCGGCGCCGCAATCCTGTTGCGCAAAGGTGCATCTGGACTGTTGCGATCTTGCGCATCGGGCCTATAGCGGCGGCATGGAACCTGTGAGCACGATAGACGGCCGCGCGATCCCCTTCGGCCGCAAGAACATCGATACCGACATCATCATTCCCGCGCACTGGTTGAAGACCATCACGCGCGACGGCCTGGGCCAGGGCGCTTTCGAGGCGCTGCGCCAGGATCCGGACAACATTTTCGATTCCGAAACGTTCAAGGGCGCGCCGATCCTGATCGCGGGCGACAACTTCGGCTGCGGGTCCAGCCGCGAACACGCGGCCTGGGCGCTGATGGACATGGGCGTGAAGGCGGTGATCGCGCCGTCGTTTTCCGATATCTTTTCGGGCAACGCCTTCAAGAACGGCATCCTTACCGTGGTGCTGCCGCAACCGGCGATCGACCGGCTGATGGAAGTGGCGCAGACCGATCCGGTCCATATCGACCTTGAAGCGCAGAGCGTGACCACGCCGTTCCAGGACCGTTTCACCTTCGAGATCGATCCGTTCCGCAAGCACTGCCTGCTGAACGGGTTGGACGAAGTGGGCCTGACGCTTGAGCGCGGGGATGCGATTTCGGGCTATGAAGCGAAAGTGCGGGCAGAGCGGCCTTTCCTTGCGAAAGGCACGTCCGTCGCCGCATAATCCTTAACCGGGCGCTTAAATGCGCTTGGCTTTCGCGCCCGAAACTGCTTTCCCCTTGGGCTAACAAACCAGACCCATGGGAGAATCCAGATGAAAGCCCTGCGCACGCACGCCGTTGGCGGACCGGACACGCTTACGCTTGATGAAGTGGATGCACCCACGCCAGCCAAGGGACAGGTCGTGGTTCGGGTGAAGGCCTGCGCGATCAACTTTCCCGATACGCTGATCATCCGTGACATGTACCAGTTCAAGCCCGAGCGGCCTTTCGCGCCGGGGGGAGAGCTTTCGGGCGTGATCGAGGCGGTGGGCGAAGGCGTTACCGACTGGAAGGCGGGCGACCGCGTGATCGCCAGCACCGGAAACGGCGGCCTTTCCGAAATGGTCGCGGTGGACCAGGGCCGGCTCTATCCGCTGCCCGAAGGCGTGAGCTTCGAGGCCGGTGCATCGCTGCTGATGACATACGGCACCACGATCTATGCGCTGAAGGGGCGCGGCGACATCAAGCCGGGCGAGACCATGCTTGTGCTCGGCGCGGCGGGCGGCGTCGGCATATCGGCGATCGAACTGGGCAAGGCATTCGGCATGAAAGTGGTCGCCGGCGTTTCCAGCGACGACAAGGCGCAGTTCGTGCGCGATGCCGGTGCGGATGAGGTCGTGGTCTATGGTCGCGGTCCGTTCGACAAGGCGCAATCGAAGGAACTGGCGGGCAAGTTCAAGGATGCCTGCGCACCCGGCGGCGCGGACATCGTCTATGACATCGTGGGCGGCGACTATGCCGAACCGGCGCTGCGCAGTATCGCGTGGGAAGGGCGCTATCTGGTGATCGGCTTCACCGCCGGTATCCCGAAGATGCCGCTCAACCTCACGCTGCTGAAAAGCTGCGACATCCGCGGCGTGTTCTGGGGCGCCTTCGCCGCGCGCGAGCCGCAGAAGAACGCAGCCTTCATCGCCGAACTGTTCGATCTGCTGAAGGCCGGGAAGATCAATCCGCGCGTTTCCGAAACCTTCCCGCTCGAACGCGGTGCCGAAGCGATCGCCATGCTTGAGGATCGCAAGGCGCTGGGCAAGATCGTGGTGACGATGGGATGAAAACCGGGGCGGTTGCGGGATGGAACGCGCATCCTGCAACCGCCCCGCCCCCCGGTCACCCGCCGGTCTTCGTCAGCCATGCGTATTCCCGGCAGGCCGGAACGCCGGGAACCTGCCGCAATGTTCGCCGGTTCGAACAGTGGCCCGTTCGCATTCGGGCCGCTCGCCATCGGGAATGCATCATGAAGTTCCGCACCACGGCATTGGCCTTCGCCGTGCTGGCTTTTGCCTCTACTGGCGGTTGCAGGCAGGAGCAGCCGGGGGCCGCAAACGCCACGCAGTCGTCAGGCGCGCCTGCACCTGCCGAGGCGGCGGCGCGTCACGCAGCTTTTCTGGCGGCGGCCATGCCCTTCAAGGCGCTGGCAGAACAGGCCCAGACCGCGAACGACGCAACATTGAAGGCGTTGATCGGCGCGGCGCGCAAGGCGGCCGACGGCGTTTCGACGAAGCTGGATGCTTCGAAGGATGTCATTCTACGCCAGCAGCTCAAGGCGATAGACGCGGCCCGCGCCAGCGGCGAACGGACCGATCTGGCGCTGGGGGCGGCAGAGTGTTTCCGCATCCTGGCAAGCGAAGCGCCCGATAACGGGCGGGTGCCCGTGGCGGTAAACCTGCTGGATTATGCCGGGTTCCGCTATCGCGCGGCGCTTTCCGCCAGTCCCGCGCGGTGGAGCAATGCGGAAGGGGCGATACGGTTCGCCCAGCGGCAATGGGCGGGGTTGAGCGGACAGGTCGCGGACCCGGACTTGCGCAATGCGGTTATCGCATCGCTCGACGATATGCATAACGCAAGCACGTCTCACGATGCCGCCGCAGGCCGGAAGGCCGCGAATCGCGCGCTGGACCTGATCGACAGGCTTGGTGCCAACCTGCACTGATTTCCGTGATGCGAGTTGACCTGTCGGCAAGGCGCACTAGATCTTTTGCCATGCTTCGAATCCCTATCGCACTTGCCGCCCTTGCGCTGGTTGCGGGCTGTTCGAATGCCTGCACCGACACCCCCGTTTCCAGCAGTCCGTCGCCCGACGGTGCCTTCAGGGCCGTGCTGTTCCAGCGCGATTGCGGCGGCGCGAAGGCGGCCCGGTCAACGCAGGTCAGCCTTACGCAGGATGGAGACCGGCTGACCGGTGGCGGAGACGTGTTCCGCGCGCAAGACAACGACGGTGCGGCCCGCAAGGGCAGCTGGGGCGGCCCGTGGGCCGAAGTGGAATGGACCGGCCCCCGGCAACTGGTGATCCGCTATGCCGCGAAGTCCCGGATATTCGAAAAGGAACATGCGGTGCAGGGGGTTGAGATCACCTATCAGCCCGTAACGCGCTGAGGGCGGCAAAGGCCGCTATTCCTTCCCCCCGTAAGCCGGCAGCCCCAGCTTCCACCGGATCGCCGCGCCGCGCAGGGCAAAGCCCGCCGCCGCCGCGACGGTCCACGCCAGCGCCTTGGGCAGGGCAAGCGCGTTGCCCACCGCGCAAAGCGTGGCGGACAGCGCGGTGGCGGTAACGTATAGTTCCGGCCGCATCAGGATGGACGGGCGGCCCGCCAGCACGTCGCGGATGATGCCGCCCACGCAGCCTGTAATCACGCCCATCAGCACGGCGGGCACCGGGCTGATGCCGTATCCCAGCGCCTTCGCCGTTCCCAGCACGGCATAGGCGCTGATCCCCAGCGCGTCCGCCCATTCCAGCACCGGCTTTTCCCACCAGCGGCTGGGCGTCAGCCACGTGATCGTCGCCACGCCAAGGCATACCGCCGCCACCCACTTGTCGTGCACCCAGAACACCGGCGCGCCGATCAGGAGATCGCGCACGGTGCCGCCGCCCACGCCGGTGACGAGCGCGAAGAACACCATCGTCACGAACGTCTGGCGCAGCCGCGCGGCAAGCAGCGCGCCGGTCAGCGCGAAGAGCGCGACGCCCGCCAGATCGAGCGCGGCGATCACGCTGGCAATGTGCGGGGCGATTTCGTCCAAGGTGCGATCAGGCTCCCATGACGGCGCCGATGGCCCTGGCCGCCGCGATGCAATCAAGGTCTGCCCACTTTGGCCCGATCACCTGCATGCCGCAGGGCAGCCCGCCGCTTTCGCCCACCGGCACAACGGTGGAAGGCAGGTTGGGGTATGTGGCGATGCCCGCCCAGGCAAGCGCCGCGCCAGAGCTTTCTTCCTTGCCGTTGATTGTAACCGTGCCTTCGAACACGCGCCCTTCGCGTGAAGGGATGGCCAGCACCGGCGCGGGCGGGGCCAGCACGAAATCGTGGGCGAGGAACAGTTCTGCCCATTCGAATTCGCACCGCGTCTGCGCGTCCAGCATATCGAACCAGTCGCTTGCCGTGGCGCGTTTTCCGTCCGGGCCGGGCGCGCCGCGCGCCATCGCGACGTTCAGCATCTTCAGGTAATCGCGCTGCTGGCGGGCAAGGTCGGGCAGGGCGGCGCTGGTCCGCACGACCCTTGCGCCCGCCGCTTCCAGTGCGGCGGCCGCCGCGTCGATCACGCCGCGCACGGCATCGTCCACCGGGCTGCCGGGCCAATCGAGCAAGAGCAGGAACGAAAGGTCTTTCAGGTCGCGCGGGCGGGCGCGGATCGGCACGGTCGCGGTGCGTTCCACCAGCAGCGCCAGGTCGTCCGCATTGCGCGCCAGCGGCCCGGCGATAGACAGCGCGCCGTCGTGCGCGTCGATACCGGCCATGGCGGGATGATCGTGGCCGTGCTTGGGAACCAGCCCCCAGCTCGTCTTGTGTCCCCACACGCCGCAGAAATGCGCGGGCACGCGAACCGATCCGCCGATGTCCGTGCCGAATTCGCATGGCACCATCCCGCTGGCCACCGCCGCCGCCGATCCGCCGGACGATCCGCCGGGGCTGCGCGAAAGGTCATGCGGGTTGGCGGTGCGGCCATAGACCGGGTTGGTCGATTGCCAGTCTGCAAGGTCGGGCGGCACGTTGGTCTTGCCCAGGAAGATCGCGCCCGCGTGGCGCAACTGGCGGACCACGTGCGAATCGCGCTTCGCAACGTTGCCCACGTATTCCGCATGGCCCCAGCAGGTGGGCAGGCCGGCGATATCGAAACTTTCCTTGATCGTCATCGGCACGCCGAACAGCGGCTTTCCGGGGTGTGGCGCGGCGCCGTCAAGCTTGCGCGCGGTATCGCGGGCGCGGTCAAAATCGCGGACGACCACCGCGTTGATCGGGCCGTCCAGCGCCTCGATCCGCCCGATTGCGGCGTCGACGGCTTCCAGCGGCGACATTTCCTTGCGCGCAATGCGCGCGGCCATGTCTATCGCGCCCGGCTCGTCGGTAAGTTTCAGGATCATGTCGGCGCCTCTCCCTGGCCGTTGTCCGCTGCGCGCAACATGACGGCTTTGCGCGCCCGTGCAAGGGGGCGGGACGGGCTATTCGGTGGCGAAAAGCTGGCCGAGGTCGGCAAATGCCTTCATTTCTATCGCGTTGCCGCTGGGATCGCGGAAGAACATTGTCGCCTGTTCGCCCGGCTGGCCGGCAAAGCGGACGTGCGGTTCGATCGCGAAATCCACGCCCGCCGCCTTCAGCCTGTCGGCCAGTGCCTGCCAGTCGGCCATGTCCAGCACCACGCCGAAGTGCGGCACCGGCACATCGTGACCGTCGACCGGGTTCGATGCCGCATCGCCCGCGCCGGGCGCCAGGTGCACCACGATCTGGTGGCCGTAAAAATCAAAGTCCACCCAGTCGGCGGCGCTGCGTCCTTCCCCGCAGCCCATCACCCCGCCCCAGAAGGCGCGGGCCTCTGCAATGTCACGGACAGGGAAGGCGAGGTGGAAGGGGCGCATGGTCATGGCTGCTCGATACAGCGGGTGATGGATCGTGGAAACAGCAGACTGGTCGGAACAGGACGGGCGTCCCGTGCATTCCATCGTCAAGGAGTGCAGCCGAGGGAAGGACCCGAGGAGGCACACGATGCCCCGCAAGATTTTACCCGTTTCGATTGTCGCGGCCCTTGCCGCGATGGTCCCGTTCACCCCCGCCAACGCCACGCCGGCAACAACGCACGCGGCGCCCGCGCAGCCGGCGATCACCGTGCGCGCTCCGAACGCGCGCCGCACCGGCACCACCTATTCCGGCATACCGGTCTTTACCTACACCGCGTCGTCGGTGGTGCATTATGGCGACTTGAACCTGGCTTCGCTGGCGGGACGCGACGCGCTGCACAGTCGCGTCCGTGTTGCCGCGACAAGCGCGTGCGGGCGGCTGGATCACGCCTATCCGGTCCAGACCGAATATACGAGCGATTACAAGTGTATAAACCGCGCCGTGGCGGGCGCAAAGACGCAGGTGCGCGCCGCCATCGCGGCGGCGGCCTGAAATCGCACCGGCCGGCAGCGCCTCTGCGCCGCCGGCCGGATCGCGAACGATCAGATGTGGATCGGCTTGCCGGTCACGCCCATCGCCGCTTCCTTGATCGCTTCGGAATGCGTGGGGTGGGCGTGGCAGGTATAGGCGATGTCCTCGCTCGTCGCGCCGAATTCCATTGCGATGGCCGCTTCGGCGATCATCGTTCCGGCGACGGCGGCGATGCACCACACGCCCAGCACGCGGTCAGTCTTCGCATCGGCGATGACCTTTACGAAGCCGTCGGGCTCGTGGTTGGTCTTGGCGCGGCTGTTGGCGAGCATCGGGAATTTCGAGGTTTTCACCTCACCCTTTTCCTTCGCCTGTTCCTCGGTCAGGCCAACGCCCGCGATTTCGGGCCAGGTGTAGACGACTGAGGGAATCACGTCGTGGTTCACGATGCCGGTCTGCCCGGCGATGTTCTCCGCCACCGCGATGCCTTCATCCTCGGCCTTGTGCGCCAGCATGGGGCCGGGGATCACGTCGCCGATTGCCCAGACGCCGTCTACCTTGGTGGCAAAATCGTGGTCGGTTTCGATCTGTCCGCGCTGGTTGGTTTCCAGCCCGATCTTCTCAAGGCCCAGCCCGTCGGTATTGGGCTTGCGACCGATGGAAACCAGCACGCAGTCGGCTTCCAGCGTTTCCGCGTCGCCGCCCTTCGCGGGTTCAAGCGTAAGCGTGGCTTTCGCGCCCTTCACGGCAACGCCTGTAACCTTGGTGCCAAGCTTCAGCGTCATGCCCTGCTTCTTGAAGATCTTGGCCGCTTCCTTGCGCACGTCCATGTCCATGCCCGGCAGCAGCTGGTCGAGGAATTCGACCACGGTGACCTCCGCGCCCAGG contains:
- a CDS encoding amidase family protein, with the translated sequence MILKLTDEPGAIDMAARIARKEMSPLEAVDAAIGRIEALDGPINAVVVRDFDRARDTARKLDGAAPHPGKPLFGVPMTIKESFDIAGLPTCWGHAEYVGNVAKRDSHVVRQLRHAGAIFLGKTNVPPDLADWQSTNPVYGRTANPHDLSRSPGGSSGGSAAAVASGMVPCEFGTDIGGSVRVPAHFCGVWGHKTSWGLVPKHGHDHPAMAGIDAHDGALSIAGPLARNADDLALLVERTATVPIRARPRDLKDLSFLLLLDWPGSPVDDAVRGVIDAAAAALEAAGARVVRTSAALPDLARQQRDYLKMLNVAMARGAPGPDGKRATASDWFDMLDAQTRCEFEWAELFLAHDFVLAPPAPVLAIPSREGRVFEGTVTINGKEESSGAALAWAGIATYPNLPSTVVPVGESGGLPCGMQVIGPKWADLDCIAAARAIGAVMGA
- a CDS encoding VOC family protein → MTMRPFHLAFPVRDIAEARAFWGGVMGCGEGRSAADWVDFDFYGHQIVVHLAPGAGDAASNPVDGHDVPVPHFGVVLDMADWQALADRLKAAGVDFAIEPHVRFAGQPGEQATMFFRDPSGNAIEMKAFADLGQLFATE
- a CDS encoding DNA-deoxyinosine glycosylase encodes the protein MTRKASFGPHVSPRTRVLVLGSLPGEASLRQQRYYAHPSNRFWHLAGAVIGVDLPALGYEARLRALDDAGIGLWDTIASARREGSLDTALREIEARPLADFVAALPQLRAVAFNGAASASIGRRQLGEPDGLTLVDLPSSSAANAAMPLAEKQARWDILRKFLD
- a CDS encoding trimeric intracellular cation channel family protein; the protein is MAPHIASVIAALDLAGVALFALTGALLAARLRQTFVTMVFFALVTGVGGGTVRDLLIGAPVFWVHDKWVAAVCLGVATITWLTPSRWWEKPVLEWADALGISAYAVLGTAKALGYGISPVPAVLMGVITGCVGGIIRDVLAGRPSILMRPELYVTATALSATLCAVGNALALPKALAWTVAAAAGFALRGAAIRWKLGLPAYGGKE
- a CDS encoding NADPH:quinone oxidoreductase family protein, with the protein product MKALRTHAVGGPDTLTLDEVDAPTPAKGQVVVRVKACAINFPDTLIIRDMYQFKPERPFAPGGELSGVIEAVGEGVTDWKAGDRVIASTGNGGLSEMVAVDQGRLYPLPEGVSFEAGASLLMTYGTTIYALKGRGDIKPGETMLVLGAAGGVGISAIELGKAFGMKVVAGVSSDDKAQFVRDAGADEVVVYGRGPFDKAQSKELAGKFKDACAPGGADIVYDIVGGDYAEPALRSIAWEGRYLVIGFTAGIPKMPLNLTLLKSCDIRGVFWGAFAAREPQKNAAFIAELFDLLKAGKINPRVSETFPLERGAEAIAMLEDRKALGKIVVTMG
- the leuD gene encoding 3-isopropylmalate dehydratase small subunit is translated as MEPVSTIDGRAIPFGRKNIDTDIIIPAHWLKTITRDGLGQGAFEALRQDPDNIFDSETFKGAPILIAGDNFGCGSSREHAAWALMDMGVKAVIAPSFSDIFSGNAFKNGILTVVLPQPAIDRLMEVAQTDPVHIDLEAQSVTTPFQDRFTFEIDPFRKHCLLNGLDEVGLTLERGDAISGYEAKVRAERPFLAKGTSVAA
- a CDS encoding UrcA family protein, which produces MPRKILPVSIVAALAAMVPFTPANATPATTHAAPAQPAITVRAPNARRTGTTYSGIPVFTYTASSVVHYGDLNLASLAGRDALHSRVRVAATSACGRLDHAYPVQTEYTSDYKCINRAVAGAKTQVRAAIAAAA
- the lpdA gene encoding dihydrolipoyl dehydrogenase is translated as MADQTYDYDVLVIGAGPGGYVAAIRAAQLGLRTACVESRETLGGTCLNVGCIPSKAMLHASEYFDAAKNGAMAAMGIDVTPKLNLAKMHEQRKDAVEGLTKGVAFLFKKNKVDWLNGRATFEDAHTVSVEGKSYTAKNVVIATGSSVTPLPGVEIDQKVVVDSTGALELPKVPKKMVVIGGGVIGLELGSVWRRLGAEVTVVEFLDQLLPGMDMDVRKEAAKIFKKQGMTLKLGTKVTGVAVKGAKATLTLEPAKGGDAETLEADCVLVSIGRKPNTDGLGLEKIGLETNQRGQIETDHDFATKVDGVWAIGDVIPGPMLAHKAEDEGIAVAENIAGQTGIVNHDVIPSVVYTWPEIAGVGLTEEQAKEKGEVKTSKFPMLANSRAKTNHEPDGFVKVIADAKTDRVLGVWCIAAVAGTMIAEAAIAMEFGATSEDIAYTCHAHPTHSEAIKEAAMGVTGKPIHI